CTCCTCTTTTCGAGCTCTGCTTCTACTCATAGAGAGAAACACTAACCCCGTGGCCTAGTAAACGCAAcgactatatatagttatggcGTCGTCTGAGAACTTGGCAAGTATCGAACCTTGGGCCTTCCGTTCGGCCTTCGCGGATTCGTGGATATCCGAAGCTTTTGCTCGCGACAACGACTCCCTCACCAAGGCTCTCCAGAAATCTTTCTGCGGTGCTAACTTGGACTTCCTGCAGACCGATACCATCTCTCCCTTGCTCAACCTCATCAAGCCCGACACGGCGCCCACCACCCCTACCGTCTCAAGTCTCTCTGGCGGCTCCGACCCAGAAACGGTGGTCCCCCAGAAACGCCAGCGTAACTCGATTCCGGCGGTGCCGGCGGGAAAGGTTTCGAAACGGAAGTCTCGCGCTTCGAAGCGGTCCCAGACGACCTTCATCACGGCGGATCCGGCCAACTTCCGTCAGATGGTACAGCAGGTGACCGGCGCGAGACTCGGAAACTCGCAGATGCCAGTGGTGCCGATCCTGAAACCAGAACCTCAGAGACCCGGCAGCCGGTTGCCGGGTCCGGGATGCTTACCGACCCTCGATACGTCAGCTTTTTTGCTGGATCATCACCAGCAGCAGGCGATGCGACCCAACTCGGCTGCTGGAGCCGTAACTGGGGTTTCTGGTGCTGGCCAACTCTCTTTCGGGCCAAATATGGGATTAGCTGATGGTGGCAGTATTGCTGGCTTAGATTTCGACATGACTTTTCCGAGCTTTCCAACTTTAGAGTCGTGGAAAGTTATGTGAAACTTCCaggattaaatttttttctttgtttttttttgggttcatcAGATATGAATATGTTCCTTTAATGTCTCTTTTTGATCTTTGGGACCCAGGAGTACTGGTAGTGTAGCATAATGGGGGGTGGATCTGTTTATAAATATTGGGGGAGACCATGTTTTGGATAGCTCTGTTTTCTGTTGCGCATAGTTTCTAGCTCCTTGTTGTCAGTGGTGTACTCGTGATATGGGAATATCAATATGGATGACTCTTTgtttattccaaaatttatgTGCATTAGCTATTTTTCCACCCAATAATTAATGTGGGCTTtggcttcttttattttcactgCAAATCATCAAcgcatttaaatttttgagagaGAATCAAATTCAAGGTTCTGCATTCCGGAAGAATTTGAGTCATTttccgagaaaaaaaaaaaaagtaatcttCTTTTTGGCCATTTAATTTCTTGGGTCATTAATGGACTAATTACAACAGCAAGCTagcacatgatcatgatcagaagATATTTGAGCAAGCAAAGAAGATATATAGGTTACTTTTTTTGACTTGACCTGTTTGCTAGATGGTAGGTGTAATGGCTTAATTATAAACCGATTTGCACATCCTTGTGgagattaaaaaatcatttagcCAATTGAACTACTTATTTAATAGTGCAAGTTACCTAGTAAATTAATCGTATTatctttcaataaataaaatatagttatgggGTGATCAAACGGTGTGATATGCATcgatcataaaaataatttaatctctatacatataacttatattaaattaaaggTTCAAAGTGTTTATTGATCAAGTCAAAaagcttaattaaaaaaaaaatcagcctTATGTTGCGTTTGGTGAGAGAGTGGATGACTTTGGTCTTGCTTTTCATAGTAGAGTTTCCTTAAATGATGGCGTCAATAAtgttaattattgttattatcattacatatttttaaccCTTCAAATAGTGGAACAAAATTTTCACTTAATGGTAAAAAATACTATTGCAAAAGTGGCttgaaatttacttttttaagaacatgatatatatatatatatatcgttttgaattaattaatgagagGTATATATTTTCTGAACCGATATATCATGTAGAATAGCTTTAATCCCATTAAACCTAATAATCGATCGGGGCACGAGGTTTTTCATTAATTCATCTATGGAATATTCATTGGCCTTAAATCGATCGATGTATATACGAGGATGAGATATGAATTTAAAGAGGGTCACGTGTATTGGTTCTGTTGGATTGCACAAATTTCAGATCAGATGATCAATAGCATGCTGCATGCATTTGTGTATAATTGGTGGATGCAATATTATGATCATTCGTGTTTCGTGAAAGCAGCAGCCAGTACATGACTACTACTGCTTGTCGACATTTACGTGAGCAGTGAGCTCAGTCACTTCATCAATGACTATTAATTGACTGCTACCCAAGAAGAAACAtcggtttgaactttgaatatTGTGAGGTGAGTCGACGACCGATACGCAGTGTGGCAACAAAAAATGAtcacatattattataattagcaTAAGAacgttaaaatatttatgattttttacgTGTTTCCCCCCCCCCCATGTTATGATGTCAGGTACTGCCCGGAGTCCGGTAAAATGGCCTGGAAATTGAAACTGCTTCCTGATCAAAAGCTGATCATAAAAAGAAACAGTACGCCTTCAATCaatcatatatacatgatatatatatatatatatatatatttatatcaagaAATGAAGTTTTTCCGAGCTGAGAGATGAGTCATGACAATCGCTGACAAAGACGGTGAAAAGAAGGGCGGGAGGCTCCCGTGAAATATGGACAGTAAACTTGGGTCGCTGTCAGACCGCTCATGGATCGAATAATGGCAGAACAAGAAACCCATGGTTTGAGGGCAAGATGCATGACAGATGCCATCACGTAAGCATtccaaaattaagaaaagaagatTATTCCGTACTCGACTTAGGAAAAAAATGACCATTAGGGCATCTTAATTATTGGACccaattaagaaaaaatctgtAACTTCTAGATTGATGGGTACAGTTATCCTCCGCACTCAGAATTCATAACTccagaataataataattaataccatATCAATCTTTACGGAATTcaatttaattactatatatatatatatatatatatatatatatatatgaagactGAAGACTgctctctcaaaaaaaaaattaaggattggtttgaatatagaaataatttcgtctgatcttataattataatttttaaatttttttttataaaatataataaataatttaattttttaaaaatttaatataattataataataataaaaaataatattttaataatattttattcaacttatctaatatcatctaatttcatttaaCGAGCCTAAATCTTAGGAACTTAATTGGTTCATGATTACTTGGCTATTGATAGAGGCTAAAGCTGATCAGACTCTGAATACTTGAGTCAAAACTTGATAAAGATGAATATTGTGTAAGCAAGAGTTGAATGCATGAACTTGTAGAGATTTCCAATTTTCCACTCCTTTTTAGTTAACAAATGAACGAAGCTGGCGTGGCGTctagatgcatatatatatatatggaaatataTGCTTAATTCCAACTGCTAAACATGATGAAGaacataccaaaaaaaaaaaaaaacaatagcaCAAATTAATTTTGTCAATTAATCATAACTCGTGAGCTCTTTTAGTTTTAGGTCTCAACATTAATTATTTCCTGAAATATCAgtcatatatatcatgatcttcTAACCCTGCAAGTTTCTAAACTGTCATCATGAATTTTTGGtagaataatttatatttttttcccaacaagtaaGATTTTGAAGCCCATTTATATTAGTAGATGCATGATAGCATTAAGATCatttcctagctagctaggatttgGAAGTATTCTATATATCATGGAGAATtctctaataatttatatttaagatcaTCATCTCAGTACTTACATGTAAAGGTATTTGGAATTGATAGTTTGGCACATATCTACTCTGCTAGATCTAATATTATCACTTGGAAGCTGGTCATGATTTGGGTATCTTAATTAGAGTCCACAAATGACTTGAGGACAACATCATGATTTCCATTAACTCTTTGCTGCATTAacaatcaaaatataattttgtcaaatgTCAATTATATATCCAGATCATCCATTTGACATTTGAGCCTGATCATATTAATTGACATCTAGCAAAATCTGAAGAGAAATGGATTGAATTCTTAAGTATTACCACCACCAAACACtacaataaaaaagatttttatgattaatttattataattaaaagattatttataattaattttaattataaataattattttactgaaATTAATTAGtcgtaaataaacaatttttttatagaaaaatttatataaaacttgcACATCATGATCAATTCCTCTCAAAATTTACTTTGTGCATGGCTTTGGCttcctaaaaaaatcaaaatatatgttttttaaatattaattttttgggaTTTTCTTAATAAGCTATATtcgtacttataaaaaaatttgaaatttattattattactggaactttgttgataattaaaatcatgattCCAATCAGCATGGGCGGATGCAAACAGCGAGATTATGAGTCATTGTTTGGGGAACAAGTCAAAGGTGGTGGGCTGTACTTGATGGTACAGTCTTGTCCTTTTCCCCTAGTCTGACTGCTCTTTATCTCTGCCACGTCACCTCCATCATCATGACTCctgacttttcttttttaaagccTTGCCACGTATCCAAATTCACGACCTAACccgaataaaattaaaaaaaaaaaacttcacgaCCTACCGACTATTCCTCCTCCGTCAAGATCGGCATTTATTGTGAATCAACGGTCAACAGTCACGAAATTTCCATCCGGAGTAATAATATCGTGTTGTCGCCCGCAGAGTTAGACCATGAATGCCCAATCGGGTTTTTCCTATTGGGGGAGAGGTTGTTGACTTAAGAATCTATCTATGGTTCAATGGGGACCACATATGGGTGACGTGTTCTTTGACTTGTTGCAGTCATTGTCAAACGCGTCAGTTTAGTTAATTAAAGGGCTCTTTTTGTCTCTTTTCCAGTCGGCGGGTTGATTCCTCCATGACCTCACGCTTACGGCTGCACTGCCTCATAATTCTCTTCTATTATACAATTTAATCTTGTCTAGCTTTCAAAggatagattatatatatttatttagaaaaatattttgaatacaaatcatatattatattgtaaaattataatttttataaaatagatttaacgtatgagatgaaatcatattaatttatgaatttactgttataaaaatctttttgtgacaataaaatttttcatttatttcaaaAGAGAGTATTTGAAAGATATTTAAAATCTGTGTTAAAATCAGTAAAATCGATTTGTGATAATATAGAGAATACAaactttttgaattttatgactATAAATCCTTGAAAATAACTGAAGTCAGTAGATATGGTCGGAGAAGAATTATTGAAGGGGATTTATTAGAATCATTGAATTCAGAATAATTTCGATTTATTTCTCAACCCAATATATAAATGCATTGATTggatcatgcatgcattaaacaaacaagtagaccatgatcatgatcatgagtatTGGTGCATGTGAGGTTGAGGGCTCGGGACTTGAAAAAGGAATTCTACAAAAAATTCAATGTAAGATAGGATTGGTTAATAGCGAGTGCTTTTAGACCAGACACCCAATTGGCTTAATATTATAGGTAGGATATCAAATGTGGGTCAAGCTTAATTTACGTCcgaattatttattgattattgatTGCCTGCCATTTGATCCATTTCAAATGGTTTCCTAAACGACACAATTCAGAGCTAGTACTCCGGTCGGGGATCATTAGTAATGCCATGATAATCATGCacaagtcatatatatataaatatatatatatatatatatatatatatattctcgaATGAGGAAcatacaaaaaaacaaaaattattgtcATCATTTCCTTACTATTCCTTGGTGATAAATCTATAAAATCACTAATTATTTTGAAAGCTTAAACCAATGAAAGATGTGATTTTAATCATGTTAATCTTCGTGTAATTAACACCAAGGAttatatactacaagaaaagtACTGTTTATTTATGGCCAATTATTTTGTGTGtcaaaataactattttatgcCAAAATGAGTATTTTCGTCTCAAATAATCATTATCGTtacaaataattcattataaataCCTATTTTACTTGTAGTATATCTGCCTGAACTTTGAAGTGAGGTGACATCTTAATTGCTCCTTGTAATTACTCATAGATAAGAATTTGAACAAGTTGTGGATATTATATAGTTGTGTAAAGTGAGTAATGATATTAATCATAGATAACTACTCATcgataagatgttttataaaaatacctctcatttaaaatatagttgtgtaaaatattgtgaaaaatattatgtgtaaatcattttccaatatatataggTCAAAGGACTATTGGAGAGGGGCCTTACGAGAGATAGGAGTAGCTAGCtagttctttaattttattctttttgcaACTAATTAAGGAACTCTTAATGCATGGCAGCTTGCTGGCCATAATTACAAAGTAATTAAAGAGAGAAGAATTAAGGGTTCATATCCTACCTTGGATTTACATAATTAGGGCAAATACGATTTTGCTGAGGAGGGGGATTTTGGTGATCATGCTCCTTCGGAGCTCTATGAATTGTCAAAAGACCTTTTATTAATGTATCTCAACTTTTTGCATTTACACATTAAGTTCATTGATTTGATGACTTCATAGGCTCTCTCATAATATGACTGTATTTCAATTCACTTTTAAATTGACAagattactataatatttataacaaatGCATATTGTCCAGATATGAAAGTTTAATATGAATGTTGAATATATACAAgtactaaaaggaaaaaaaaaaagcacaataaAAACAAACCATCAAACGTGGACTGCTTTTGTCTTCCAAACGATCGAGGTCAGAAAATGAGACTGAAGAAGATCATCCCATTACAGCAATAAGACATACGGTTAATCCATTAATAGCAACTTAGAAACACAGTTGGATAGAAAGTGAAAGCAGggaatcttaaaataaaagttagttACCATAAATTCTCTTTTTGATTCCACCCCTCCCCCCCAGTTAATGGCAGCAGGGATGAAAGCAAGTCTTTCAAAAGTACACAGTGATaactaccatatatatatttgcaggATGTTCCCAAAAAAGTAGGAAAAGGGACTTGAAATGGCTTTGCTGAAGGTGAAAGCTGGAAACGCTCACGAAAAGATTTTAACTTGCAGTTTTTTTAGCCTCTAAACTGCTATAACCACTGTTTGAGACCTTTGCCAATCCAAGCACCCTCCAAAAGCCACTAAACAAAATTTAACTATCTTGTCCAATTCCATCGACTTCTTTAGCATATCTTCACTCCATATAGCCCATATCATCATCAGAAGTTCGAACCTCCGTTATGGCGGGAAAATGTGTTTCTATAATGCAACTGGTTGACCCTTTCGGAAAAGACAGTATTCGTTCAAAGATCTCCAACTTTCTCTTCAATAAATGAGGAGCAAGGAATCCCACAGGATCGAAGGAAATGGTCATCTTCTTCAAAACTGTTGCATATTTTAGAAACATTTTTATCCCATACAGCTCCTCTTTATATCCATAAATCATAGAGATTTCAATAGTCTTGAGGTGAGTCGAGAAACATGCAGGCACAGGATCTAAGTTCCATTCATATCCTTCATGAGCATATGAAGAATCAAAATATTCCTATACGGTTATGAAAGAAAACATATTTAGCTGTAATGTCTATTTTAAATGCTGGTCAGCAACATAAAGACGAAACTTTTGATCCTAGGAAATTAAGTGTTACCCCTTCGAGTTGAAGCGACTCGAGACAAGGTGAATTGTGGAGTATGGCCACAAGTCCTTCACGGGAACCAAGATCATTATAGAACCAGATACTCCAATGTGTTGTAAGGTTCGTCAAGTGAGAAAAAACAGGCAGCCGCGAAAACATCTCCCTTGAAACAGAAAGAACCTAAAACAACATATCACAACCTAAAAAATTCAGACGAATCTCTTGCGGATGATAATTGTGAATCGAAGAAGAATATGACAATGGGAAACTTGGTAGATACCTGAACAAGAACACACAAACAAACGTGTAGGCTTTTGGTGTAAGAGAGCCCCATAAGAAGCTTAAATGCACGATGATGCAATATCCAATCTCTAAGCTCTGATTCAATGGATACATTGACTGCTGAG
This genomic interval from Juglans regia cultivar Chandler chromosome 3, Walnut 2.0, whole genome shotgun sequence contains the following:
- the LOC109008139 gene encoding calmodulin-binding protein 25-like, with protein sequence MASSENLASIEPWAFRSAFADSWISEAFARDNDSLTKALQKSFCGANLDFLQTDTISPLLNLIKPDTAPTTPTVSSLSGGSDPETVVPQKRQRNSIPAVPAGKVSKRKSRASKRSQTTFITADPANFRQMVQQVTGARLGNSQMPVVPILKPEPQRPGSRLPGPGCLPTLDTSAFLLDHHQQQAMRPNSAAGAVTGVSGAGQLSFGPNMGLADGGSIAGLDFDMTFPSFPTLESWKVM